The Setaria viridis chromosome 6, Setaria_viridis_v4.0, whole genome shotgun sequence genome contains a region encoding:
- the LOC117859508 gene encoding uncharacterized protein produces the protein MAPWSPRPLLVLLLLLALLCSHIALCATAEPGKSKAKPKASAGGRKALLAASSAGDDGEDAPAAKPAKNAAAAGGKIKKKLAGDAKNQTKVAKAKKSESAAAAKGAAKKATGKAAAGGDAAITKVPKADKAKVPKPDKTAAAAKAKGADSAKPAKVKGDESAKPAKVKGDDSAKPAKAAKAGAKAGKPAKTAKSEAAMGKAKKPANSTADAGVKPAKSGKKAQVVADAKANATVVSEEETTVGAEVEEDVVFAEEAEGTGDLISEFRGLPARLQETLMPDLARLSHHSKAYLSAANAGIADGVRPILGGRWAAAAASAASVVLLLLPLFMLTALVRRMGQYLPLLHRALLLAQAYLAIYFATLALAAAATGLEPLRFFHAASPAAYAWTQAAQSLGFMGYLVLQMVDLVAVFSGAASPEEDGNGDATKALGLAQMVVGLAVGLHYYAAVFHRAAAGEAPRANWRVYAVYAACFVVVCACARAERRKKAYLAGTDGAAEEWKKS, from the coding sequence ATGGCGCCTTGGTCGCCGCGGCCCCTGCtggtgctgctcctgctgctcgcGCTCCTCTGCTCCCACATTGCGCTCTGCGCCACCGCCGAGCCGGGGAAGTCCAAGGCCAAGCccaaggcctccgccggcggccgcaaGGCGCTGCTGGCGGCGTCCTCCGCGGGCGACGACGGGGAGGACGCGCCGGCGGCCAAGCCGGCCAagaacgccgccgcggcgggggggaagatcaagaagaagctcgccggcgacgccaaGAACCAGACGAAAGTCGCCAAGGCGAAGAAGTCGgagtccgccgccgcggcgaaagGTGCCGCCAAGAAGGCCACCGGGAAAGCGGCTGCGGGCGGGGACGCCGCCATTACCAAGGTCCCCAAGGCGGACAAGGCCAAGGTCCCAAAGCCGGacaagacggcggcggccgccaagGCCAAGGGTGCCGATTCGGCCAAGCCGGCCAAGGTTAAGGGCGACGAGTCGGCAAAGCCGGCCAAGGTTAAGGGCGACGATTCGGCCAAGCCGGCCAAGGCTGCGAAGGCGGGCGCGAAGGCGGGGAAGCCGGCGAAGACGGCGAAATCTGAGGCCGCGATGGGGAAGGCCAAGAAACCGGCCAATTCGACCGCGGACGCCGGCGTCAAGCCGGCCAAATCCGGGAAGAAGGCACAGGTGGTCGCCGACGCGAAGGCGAACGCGACCGTCGTGAGCGAGGAGGAGACGAcggtgggggcggaggtggaggaggacgtggtgttcgcggaggaggcggaggggacgggCGACCTCATCTCCGAGTTCCGGGGCCTCCCCGCGCGGCTGCAGGAGACGCTCATGCCGGACCTGGCGCGGCTGTCGCACCACTCCAAGGCGTACCTGTCCGCGGCGAACGCCGGGATCGCCGACGGCGTGCGCCCGATCctcggcggccggtgggcggccgccgcagcctccGCGGCGTCGGtggtgctgctcctgctgccgcTCTTCATGCTCACGGCGCTGGTCCGGCGCATGGGCCAGTACCTCCCGCTCCTCCACcgcgcgctgctgctggcgcaGGCGTACCTCGCCATCTACTTCGCAacgctcgcgctcgccgccgccgccacggggcTCGAGCCGCTCCGGTTCTTCCACGCGGCGTCCCCGGCCGCGTACGCCTGGACGCAGGCGGCGCAGTCGCTCGGGTTCATGGGCTACCTCGTGCTCCAGATGGTGGACCTCGTGGCCGTCTTCTCCGGCGCGGCGTCCCCCGAGGAGGACGGCAACGGGGACGCCACCAAGGCGCTGGGGCTCGCGCAGATGGTGGTggggctcgccgtcggcctGCACTACTACGCCGCGGTGTTCcaccgcgccgcggccggggaggcGCCCCGCGCCAACTGGCGCGTGTACGCCGTGTACGCGGCCTGCTTCGTCGTCGTGTGCGCCTGCGCGCGCgccgagaggaggaagaaggcctACCTCGCCGgcaccgacggcgccgccgaggagtGGAAGAAGAGCTGA